The following coding sequences are from one Pedosphaera parvula Ellin514 window:
- a CDS encoding response regulator: protein MLTTVAIVEDNRDFRATLARYVDEAPGHRCICECGTSEEALQKLPRLMPDVVLMDIHLPQMSGLDCTRRLKEICPSIQILILTVYEDNERIFGALKAGAGGYLLKRADPADILSAIQDVKQGGAPMSSQIARRVVQSFREVPREPVKNEKLSQREEEILQQLSKGYTTKEIAERLSVSVNTVRTHLQHIYEKLHVRSRTEAVVKFLH from the coding sequence ATGCTGACGACTGTTGCCATTGTTGAAGACAACCGTGATTTCCGTGCCACGCTCGCCCGCTATGTGGACGAAGCCCCGGGACATCGGTGTATTTGCGAGTGCGGCACGTCCGAGGAGGCCCTGCAAAAATTACCTCGATTGATGCCGGACGTCGTTCTCATGGACATCCATCTCCCGCAGATGTCCGGTCTTGATTGCACGCGCCGGCTGAAGGAAATATGTCCGTCGATCCAAATTCTGATCCTGACAGTTTATGAGGATAACGAGCGCATTTTTGGCGCGCTCAAGGCGGGTGCGGGCGGCTATCTGCTGAAGCGCGCAGACCCGGCGGACATCCTGAGTGCCATCCAGGATGTGAAGCAGGGTGGCGCCCCGATGAGCAGCCAGATTGCGAGGCGGGTTGTACAATCTTTTCGTGAAGTGCCGCGCGAGCCGGTCAAAAACGAAAAGCTCTCCCAACGGGAGGAGGAGATTCTCCAGCAACTCTCAAAGGGTTATACAACAAAAGAGATCGCAGAACGTCTTTCTGTCAGCGTGAACACGGTTCGGACTCACCTGCAGCATATTTATGAGAAGCTTCATGTCCGTTCACGGACCGAAGCCGTCGTTAAATTTCTTCACTGA